In Patescibacteria group bacterium, the following are encoded in one genomic region:
- a CDS encoding GtrA family protein, translating into MKLLEKDNFIQFLKFAVVGVSNTLVDWLIFFLLTHLTSYFASNEVFAKVISFAVAVTNSFIWNSLWTFRKEYKAGLEAEDKRTVGAIYFGRFIAVSVVGLIFNTLVFMIIRPAAGMIFSQTALAQLSALLVATLAVLIWNFLANKFWTYKINPESLAKVRKDQNVYLVAMLMLLVMFTVSLVVSKNDSGIVDEIAHIPAGYGYLEKQDMRLNPEHPPLSKAFAALPLTFVKLNNFFDDWSWKDANQWEAGWQFLYRAGNSADFILFWSRIPMILLTLLVGWLVFIWAKKLYGTRTSLFVLFLYILSPNILAHGHWVTTDIAATLAFLAGIFFYDRYLRHATRKNLIIAGLIFGVAQLLKYSAFLLIPMMGVYLIFWVILMRKDQKFWAFFGKQMWALIQIVVIGFVLVWLVYLAFYWRTPLDVEKHLIDVSLPTVGQAPFNHFLKTLAGIPVVSAFGHYLLGFIMVFAHAEGGHTAFLLGKFSQMGFKLYFPLAFLFKESLPVLILLFASFAGIIIGLIKRKSSLISPDERREDAWNLVLFLVMPIIYFAVSINGNLNIGIRHLIPTLPFLYLLIGRFVRPVLISKISWRTFAVSGLSVWLLLETAFTYPHYMGYFNEIRLVLGLKKHQILVDSNLDWGQDLKRLAEYTKENHISEIKVDYFGGGVPTYYIPGAVEWHSKFGETKGWLAVSATFYQMSKYFGPKENQPDYSYLDNIKPTAVIGDSILVYDLK; encoded by the coding sequence ATGAAATTATTAGAAAAAGACAATTTTATTCAATTTCTAAAATTTGCCGTGGTGGGCGTTTCGAACACTTTAGTCGATTGGCTAATCTTTTTTCTATTGACGCATTTGACCTCTTATTTTGCCTCGAATGAGGTTTTTGCCAAGGTCATTTCTTTTGCGGTGGCAGTGACCAATAGTTTTATTTGGAATAGTTTGTGGACTTTTCGCAAGGAATACAAAGCCGGCTTGGAAGCTGAAGATAAACGCACGGTCGGCGCGATTTATTTTGGCAGATTTATCGCTGTCAGTGTTGTGGGTTTAATTTTTAACACTTTGGTTTTTATGATTATTAGACCAGCGGCCGGCATGATTTTTAGCCAAACAGCCTTAGCACAATTATCAGCTTTGTTGGTGGCGACTTTAGCAGTTTTGATTTGGAATTTTCTGGCGAATAAATTTTGGACCTACAAAATTAATCCTGAATCTTTGGCAAAAGTGCGCAAAGACCAAAATGTATATTTAGTGGCAATGCTAATGTTATTGGTTATGTTCACGGTTTCTTTAGTTGTTTCTAAAAATGATTCAGGTATTGTGGATGAAATTGCTCATATTCCCGCCGGCTATGGTTATCTCGAAAAACAGGACATGCGCTTAAATCCTGAACATCCACCATTGTCTAAAGCCTTTGCGGCCCTGCCGTTAACCTTTGTAAAGCTGAATAACTTTTTTGATGATTGGAGCTGGAAAGACGCTAATCAGTGGGAAGCAGGCTGGCAATTCTTGTATCGAGCTGGCAATTCCGCAGATTTTATTCTGTTTTGGTCAAGAATTCCCATGATTTTATTAACGCTTTTAGTGGGTTGGCTGGTATTTATTTGGGCTAAAAAATTATACGGCACCAGAACAAGCTTATTTGTCCTATTCCTATATATATTAAGTCCAAATATTTTAGCTCATGGCCATTGGGTGACGACTGATATTGCCGCGACATTGGCTTTTTTGGCCGGAATATTCTTTTATGATCGCTACTTACGTCACGCAACTCGGAAAAATTTAATTATCGCCGGCTTGATTTTTGGGGTGGCGCAATTACTAAAATATTCCGCCTTTTTATTAATCCCAATGATGGGGGTTTATTTAATTTTTTGGGTAATTTTAATGCGCAAAGACCAAAAATTTTGGGCATTTTTTGGCAAGCAAATGTGGGCGTTAATACAAATTGTGGTAATCGGCTTTGTTTTGGTTTGGTTGGTGTATCTTGCCTTTTATTGGCGAACTCCGCTCGACGTCGAAAAACATTTAATCGATGTTTCCTTGCCAACTGTCGGCCAAGCGCCTTTTAACCATTTCTTGAAAACTTTAGCTGGCATTCCGGTTGTCTCAGCCTTTGGACATTATTTATTAGGGTTTATAATGGTTTTTGCCCACGCCGAAGGAGGTCACACCGCCTTTTTGCTGGGTAAGTTTTCGCAAATGGGCTTTAAGTTATACTTTCCACTTGCTTTCTTATTCAAAGAATCTTTGCCAGTTTTGATTTTGCTTTTTGCCTCTTTTGCGGGAATAATCATTGGATTAATAAAGAGAAAAAGTAGTCTAATTTCTCCTGACGAACGGCGCGAAGATGCTTGGAACTTAGTATTGTTTTTGGTGATGCCAATAATATATTTTGCCGTTTCCATTAATGGTAATTTAAATATCGGCATTAGGCATTTGATTCCAACCTTACCATTTTTATATCTCTTGATTGGCAGATTTGTCCGACCAGTCTTAATTTCTAAAATTAGCTGGAGAACATTTGCCGTTTCTGGTTTGAGTGTATGGCTATTATTGGAAACTGCTTTTACTTATCCGCATTATATGGGATATTTTAATGAAATTAGACTGGTTTTGGGCTTAAAAAAACATCAAATTTTGGTAGATTCTAACTTAGATTGGGGCCAAGATCTTAAACGCTTAGCCGAATATACGAAAGAAAATCATATTTCTGAAATTAAAGTTGATTATTTTGGCGGTGGCGTACCAACATATTATATTCCGGGTGCAGTTGAGTGGCATTCTAAATTTGGAGAAACCAAGGGCTGGTTGGCAGTTTCCGCAACTTTTTATCAGATGTCAAAATATTTTGGACCAAAAGAAAATCAACCAGATTATTCATATTTGGATAATATTAAACCGACGGCGGTGATTGGTGATTCGATTTTAGTCTATGATTTGAAATAA
- a CDS encoding glycosyltransferase family 2 protein: MINYLYYKTRFLDYIPGTISWLVLIAPIIIAATYPTWIAIFVIIFDFYWLVRAIIFGGYLISGYLRIKRDCRVNWITRMKKLKKNPKLYLWSLIEQKEKAGYFERKRLAIEIRKAKKALKIGFLDWEKIFQVVILPTFKEPLQVLSASINSYLNAEWPNNRLIVVVAMEEREGEEIHPKAKALQEEFGGKMHKFMITYHPADIVGELKGKGANSSWAAGILKKYLSSQKIADENILVSNFDADTRVHPKYFSCLTYKYIIHPKRRFRSFQPIPLYSNNIWQVPSINRLVAFSSSFWQMIESTRPYRMVNFSSQAMSWRTLKDINFWDKTIVSEDSRQYYRAFFKYAGDHQTVPISCPVYMDAVLGKNWWLSLKNQYLQKRRWAWGIEHFPYFVRESHRHKDIPRWEKLVQIFRMIEGHINWATASLLIAFTIWFPFVFHPEFRTDVLGHNLPIFARYLLMLTWAGIIISATISTLLLPPRPRHYSPAKYIEMVLQWFLIPISAVIFGSLPAIEAQTRLMIGKYLGFWVTPKDTVAKTANPASR, encoded by the coding sequence ATGATCAATTATCTCTATTATAAAACCCGCTTTTTGGATTATATCCCGGGGACAATTTCCTGGTTAGTCCTAATCGCCCCAATCATTATTGCCGCCACATATCCGACTTGGATCGCAATTTTTGTGATTATTTTTGATTTTTACTGGCTGGTCCGTGCCATTATTTTTGGCGGTTATTTGATTTCAGGGTATTTACGAATTAAACGGGATTGTCGCGTTAATTGGATAACACGTATGAAAAAACTTAAGAAAAATCCCAAACTTTATTTATGGAGTTTAATAGAACAAAAAGAAAAAGCAGGCTATTTTGAAAGAAAAAGATTAGCTATTGAAATTCGCAAAGCTAAAAAAGCCCTCAAAATTGGCTTTTTAGATTGGGAAAAAATATTCCAAGTCGTAATTTTACCAACCTTCAAAGAACCGTTGCAGGTTTTGTCAGCTTCAATTAATTCTTATCTCAATGCTGAGTGGCCAAATAATCGTTTAATTGTGGTCGTGGCCATGGAAGAAAGAGAAGGCGAAGAAATCCACCCAAAAGCCAAAGCCTTGCAAGAAGAATTTGGCGGGAAAATGCATAAATTTATGATTACCTATCATCCTGCCGATATTGTCGGCGAGCTCAAGGGCAAGGGTGCTAATTCGAGTTGGGCCGCCGGAATTTTAAAAAAATATTTGAGCTCGCAAAAAATTGCCGATGAAAACATTTTAGTTTCTAATTTTGATGCTGATACCCGAGTCCATCCGAAATATTTCTCCTGTTTGACTTATAAATATATTATTCATCCCAAACGCCGTTTTCGCAGTTTCCAACCAATTCCTTTATATTCCAACAATATTTGGCAAGTGCCCTCGATTAACCGTTTGGTGGCATTTTCAAGCAGTTTTTGGCAAATGATTGAATCGACCCGGCCTTATCGAATGGTCAATTTTTCCTCACAAGCGATGAGTTGGCGGACTTTAAAAGATATTAATTTTTGGGATAAAACCATTGTTTCTGAGGATTCAAGGCAATATTATCGCGCCTTTTTCAAATATGCTGGCGATCATCAAACGGTGCCAATTTCCTGTCCGGTTTATATGGACGCAGTTTTAGGAAAAAATTGGTGGCTGTCGTTAAAAAATCAATATCTTCAAAAAAGACGCTGGGCTTGGGGAATTGAACATTTTCCTTATTTTGTTAGAGAATCACACCGTCATAAAGATATCCCGAGATGGGAAAAATTGGTGCAGATTTTTCGCATGATTGAGGGGCATATTAATTGGGCGACCGCTTCTTTGCTGATTGCTTTTACGATTTGGTTCCCTTTTGTTTTCCACCCCGAATTTCGAACCGATGTTTTGGGTCATAATTTGCCAATTTTCGCCAGATATTTATTGATGTTGACTTGGGCCGGTATTATTATTTCCGCCACAATTTCCACCTTGTTATTACCACCTCGGCCAAGGCATTATTCACCGGCTAAATATATTGAAATGGTTTTGCAATGGTTTTTAATTCCCATTTCTGCGGTTATTTTTGGTTCTCTACCGGCTATTGAAGCTCAAACTCGATTAATGATTGGCAAATACTTAGGTTTTTGGGTAACACCAAAAGACACCGTCGCTAAAACGGCAAATCCGGCTTCCCGATAA
- a CDS encoding stage V sporulation protein S has product MSNGILKVSSKSNTNLVAGAIAGTIREKGRAEIMSIGAGALNQAVKAIAVARGYLAPSGIDLICRPAFANLVIDGQERTGIKLSVEPLIR; this is encoded by the coding sequence ATGTCAAACGGCATCCTCAAGGTCTCGAGCAAGTCCAATACCAATTTAGTCGCTGGCGCAATCGCCGGTACCATCCGTGAAAAGGGTCGGGCAGAAATCATGTCCATCGGCGCCGGCGCCTTGAATCAGGCCGTTAAGGCGATCGCTGTCGCGCGCGGCTACTTGGCTCCCTCAGGGATTGACTTGATCTGCCGGCCGGCTTTCGCTAATCTGGTCATTGATGGCCAGGAACGCACCGGGATCAAGTTGTCCGTCGAACCACTCATCCGATAG
- a CDS encoding nucleoside hydrolase, with protein MKRKIILICDTKNEIDDQFAIAYALKSPEINLLGIVASQNNRKQGKKSLETNYLEAKNIIKLAKAKIPVFRGANSPLNLADKPKNSEGLIFIIREITKNPQKIDLVCTGPATELASLILKRPDLVKKCRMIWLGGFKNQKEAEKFKCREENFLGDIKAAKILFETEANLIIIPAWGTADDLVLQSKNLSEELKSQKSPLANYLGEIIDNNWTKPKIISKILPHVLKRFWVFFDLAAVAVSKNYGIVSQQKIPAPKIRKNQFIFPKNNKFKITIIDKIDAPAILTQVKKYLLGGN; from the coding sequence ATGAAAAGAAAAATTATTTTAATTTGCGACACCAAAAATGAAATTGATGACCAGTTTGCGATCGCCTATGCTTTAAAATCTCCCGAGATTAATCTTTTAGGCATAGTGGCTAGCCAAAACAATCGCAAGCAAGGCAAAAAATCGCTGGAAACAAATTACCTTGAAGCTAAAAATATTATTAAATTGGCGAAGGCGAAAATTCCAGTTTTTAGGGGCGCTAATTCCCCACTAAATTTAGCAGATAAGCCTAAAAATTCCGAGGGGTTAATTTTTATTATTCGAGAAATCACTAAAAACCCACAAAAAATAGATTTGGTTTGCACTGGTCCTGCCACTGAATTAGCGAGTTTAATCCTAAAACGACCAGACTTAGTAAAAAAATGTCGCATGATTTGGTTGGGTGGTTTTAAAAATCAAAAGGAAGCTGAAAAATTTAAATGTCGAGAGGAAAATTTTTTGGGCGATATTAAAGCTGCAAAAATTTTGTTTGAGACTGAAGCAAATTTAATTATTATACCAGCATGGGGAACAGCTGATGATTTGGTCTTACAATCGAAGAATTTGAGCGAAGAGTTAAAATCACAAAAATCGCCTCTTGCAAATTATTTAGGAGAAATTATTGATAATAATTGGACGAAACCCAAAATTATTAGTAAAATTTTACCACACGTACTAAAAAGATTTTGGGTATTTTTTGACTTAGCCGCCGTGGCGGTGAGTAAAAATTATGGGATAGTTTCTCAACAAAAAATTCCAGCTCCTAAAATTCGAAAAAATCAATTTATTTTTCCAAAAAACAACAAATTTAAAATTACGATTATTGATAAAATTGACGCGCCAGCGATTTTGACGCAAGTGAAAAAATACTTGCTTGGCGGAAATTAA
- a CDS encoding 3'-5' exonuclease, with product MKTKDNSKLAFVDIETTGLDRHKHEIIEIGLLIVNPENFEILETWHKRIKPYNLRGADPVALRINHFDPKIWEKASEPRAALEEFSRKTRDSYLVSHNISFDRPFLEDHFRRWQIPVRWHYHSLDTISFAYCKLQDLESLKLSRLAERLGIVQEKEHAALDDVMTCYRVFRKLVEEN from the coding sequence ATGAAAACCAAAGATAATAGCAAATTAGCTTTTGTCGATATTGAAACTACTGGTCTTGACAGACACAAACACGAAATTATCGAAATCGGTTTATTGATAGTCAATCCTGAAAATTTTGAGATTTTAGAAACCTGGCATAAAAGAATTAAACCTTATAATTTGCGCGGCGCAGATCCGGTCGCTTTGCGAATTAATCATTTCGACCCGAAAATTTGGGAAAAAGCTTCAGAACCCCGAGCGGCCCTGGAAGAATTTTCTCGCAAAACCCGCGATAGTTATTTGGTCTCACATAATATTTCTTTTGACCGACCATTTTTAGAAGATCATTTTCGACGCTGGCAAATTCCGGTACGCTGGCATTACCATAGTTTAGACACAATCTCATTTGCTTACTGCAAATTGCAGGATCTGGAAAGTTTAAAATTATCCAGATTGGCTGAGAGGCTCGGAATTGTTCAAGAAAAAGAACACGCCGCGCTTGACGACGTGATGACTTGTTATCGGGTTTTTCGAAAATTAGTTGAGGAAAATTAA
- a CDS encoding peptidylprolyl isomerase, producing the protein MSNGFVSYHAEEPNETKKPKSLLSIFARIWFGFLNFFKNFFKSFKTIFTGSKDVHTFRKRLIWSIVIGIVAVFIILVVVFGIGLYKYHWNNTAAKWAQKIVPYPAATVGANPILLKDYNIRLGYLEHYYEKTKQKPSQDYKAAALEDMINQEIYKREAAKYGIKVTDKEVEDTYQQLVVGEGGEDKVTKLLEELWGFDIQYFKSLIRDRLLREKLNEEIPLKVNLKQILLQIPDKADKKTKDALSAKAEAFRADASKNNNFATLATKYSEDVNSKDKGGDLGWVYMKDVAAKLGTECNDKIGKMGTNEIVVCKSKHAYHVVMLTERKGKINDAINVWFENVKKKTRIWRFVK; encoded by the coding sequence ATGTCAAATGGTTTTGTATCTTATCATGCCGAAGAGCCAAATGAAACTAAAAAACCTAAGTCTTTACTTTCAATATTTGCTCGAATTTGGTTCGGATTTTTGAACTTTTTCAAAAACTTTTTTAAATCCTTTAAAACTATTTTTACTGGTTCAAAAGATGTTCATACTTTTCGCAAACGTTTAATTTGGAGTATTGTGATTGGAATTGTGGCAGTTTTTATAATTTTAGTGGTAGTTTTTGGAATTGGATTATATAAGTACCATTGGAATAATACAGCCGCAAAATGGGCGCAAAAAATTGTGCCATATCCAGCCGCAACCGTGGGCGCTAACCCAATTTTACTCAAAGATTATAATATCAGATTGGGATATTTGGAACATTATTATGAAAAAACCAAACAAAAACCAAGCCAAGATTATAAAGCGGCGGCACTCGAAGATATGATTAACCAAGAAATTTACAAACGTGAAGCTGCCAAATATGGCATTAAAGTCACCGACAAAGAAGTTGAAGATACTTATCAACAATTAGTCGTTGGAGAAGGTGGCGAAGATAAAGTCACCAAACTTCTTGAGGAATTGTGGGGTTTTGACATCCAATATTTTAAAAGCTTAATTCGTGATCGTTTATTGCGTGAGAAATTAAATGAAGAAATACCCTTAAAAGTTAACCTCAAGCAAATCCTACTTCAGATTCCAGATAAAGCTGATAAAAAAACCAAGGATGCTTTATCAGCAAAAGCTGAAGCCTTTAGAGCCGATGCGAGCAAAAATAATAACTTTGCCACTTTAGCCACAAAATACTCTGAAGATGTCAATTCCAAAGATAAGGGTGGCGATTTGGGCTGGGTATATATGAAAGATGTCGCTGCCAAATTAGGCACAGAATGTAATGATAAAATTGGCAAAATGGGCACTAACGAAATTGTGGTTTGCAAAAGTAAGCATGCCTATCATGTGGTGATGCTGACCGAGCGCAAAGGCAAGATTAATGACGCTATAAATGTTTGGTTTGAAAATGTTAAAAAGAAAACGAGAATTTGGCGTTTTGTAAAATAA
- a CDS encoding LCP family protein, whose protein sequence is MNLGPKQKPKKAKKALIWTSVIFGIILIAWLAAFGISSIFNFFNQGSASKSPFLNLISRVTGKSDAKLNGEDADRVNVLLLGMPGSGHQGPELTDTIMILSIKPSENKAALISIPRDLYVKAPGTSSYVKINSVYALGKEKANNAKNSTTKHSLLIAKAPENGYEYLKQTITDVTDLPIHYYIKMDFVGFENIVDELGGIDIYVEKNLYDPYYPTDNYGYQTLKISKGQQHMSGSLALKYARSRETSSDFDRAKRQQQVLTAIKDKAVKLSFFDVGKIIKLLKIIDQHFTTDLSFKEVERLVTLTKNIDRSKIINKVFDNSTKGVLKSATYNGMFVLIPKAGIGDYDQIQLIAKNIFETGNVESEAAKIEVKNGSTTVGLATTTANLLKKEGLNIINVTNAEKTSTTKIIDYTSGAKPATLKLLQQLISAQVSQQNPASTTQADIIIILGADFQSITSSSSSSSGE, encoded by the coding sequence ATGAATCTTGGACCAAAACAAAAACCCAAAAAAGCTAAAAAAGCTTTAATTTGGACTTCGGTAATTTTTGGGATTATTCTAATTGCTTGGCTAGCGGCTTTTGGAATTTCCTCAATTTTTAATTTTTTCAACCAAGGTTCAGCATCAAAATCACCATTTTTAAATTTAATCTCTCGAGTGACTGGCAAATCTGATGCGAAACTTAATGGTGAAGACGCTGATCGGGTAAACGTGCTCTTGCTGGGCATGCCAGGTTCGGGTCATCAGGGGCCAGAATTAACCGATACAATTATGATTTTATCAATTAAACCCTCTGAAAATAAAGCGGCTTTAATTTCTATCCCCCGAGATTTATATGTCAAAGCTCCGGGCACAAGTTCTTATGTAAAAATTAATTCTGTTTATGCCCTAGGTAAGGAGAAAGCCAATAATGCTAAAAATTCCACTACCAAACATAGTTTATTAATTGCTAAGGCGCCAGAAAATGGTTATGAATATTTGAAACAAACTATTACAGATGTGACTGATTTGCCCATCCATTATTATATTAAAATGGATTTTGTCGGTTTTGAAAATATTGTTGATGAGTTGGGCGGTATCGATATTTATGTTGAAAAAAATCTTTACGATCCCTATTATCCAACAGATAATTATGGTTACCAAACTTTAAAAATTTCTAAAGGCCAGCAACATATGAGCGGCTCCTTAGCCCTAAAGTATGCCCGTTCCAGAGAAACTAGTTCTGATTTTGACCGCGCTAAAAGGCAGCAGCAGGTTTTAACCGCGATTAAAGATAAAGCGGTTAAATTGTCATTTTTTGATGTTGGAAAAATTATTAAATTACTCAAAATAATTGATCAGCATTTCACTACAGATTTGAGCTTTAAGGAAGTTGAGCGCTTAGTCACACTTACCAAAAATATTGATCGAAGCAAAATAATCAACAAGGTGTTTGATAATAGCACCAAGGGTGTTTTGAAATCGGCAACATATAATGGCATGTTTGTTTTAATTCCAAAAGCGGGCATTGGCGATTATGATCAAATTCAATTGATTGCCAAGAATATTTTTGAAACAGGTAATGTCGAATCCGAAGCGGCAAAAATTGAAGTTAAAAATGGCTCTACGACAGTGGGTCTGGCTACCACTACCGCCAATTTGCTCAAAAAAGAAGGCCTAAATATTATTAATGTTACTAATGCCGAAAAAACCTCAACTACTAAAATAATCGATTATACCTCTGGCGCCAAGCCCGCCACGCTTAAATTACTGCAGCAATTAATTTCTGCTCAAGTTTCCCAACAAAATCCAGCCTCGACCACCCAAGCCGATATCATCATAATTTTAGGCGCAGATTTTCAATCAATCACCTCTTCGAGCAGTTCGAGCTCAGGGGAGTAA
- the tsaB gene encoding tRNA (adenosine(37)-N6)-threonylcarbamoyltransferase complex dimerization subunit type 1 TsaB, whose amino-acid sequence MILAIDTAGPNLAICLFWPKKIQKVLKWHSEKKSENLLIRIDQLLSKNKVNLKDLKTIIVNHGPGSFTGLRVGISCANALAESLKIPIIGIKNEKNILKMTQAGFIKFKNHKFSKNRQVLPFYNFKLK is encoded by the coding sequence ATGATTTTGGCAATTGATACTGCCGGACCAAATTTGGCAATTTGCCTTTTTTGGCCGAAAAAAATTCAAAAAGTTTTAAAATGGCATTCTGAAAAAAAATCAGAAAATTTATTAATTAGAATCGACCAGCTATTATCAAAAAACAAAGTCAATCTCAAAGATCTCAAAACCATTATTGTTAACCACGGACCCGGTTCTTTCACGGGTTTGAGGGTTGGAATTTCTTGTGCAAATGCTTTGGCTGAAAGCCTAAAAATCCCAATTATCGGCATCAAAAACGAAAAAAATATTCTCAAAATGACCCAGGCTGGATTTATTAAGTTTAAAAACCACAAATTTTCTAAAAATCGCCAAGTCTTGCCTTTTTACAATTTTAAACTTAAATAA
- the tsaE gene encoding tRNA (adenosine(37)-N6)-threonylcarbamoyltransferase complex ATPase subunit type 1 TsaE, with protein MQKISNSAKYTQEFAKKFAKKLARENGQVLALAGDLGSGKTCFVQGLARGLGIKKPITSPTFILIKEYRVSSKHLAAKNLIHIDLYRLRGVDPVFEKELQEYFTPENLVVIEWPEKIKHILPSNTKWFNFEYLDENRRKIVLSEENYDFGN; from the coding sequence TTGCAAAAAATTTCTAATTCCGCTAAATATACCCAGGAATTTGCCAAAAAATTTGCCAAAAAACTAGCCCGTGAAAATGGGCAAGTTTTAGCATTGGCTGGAGATTTAGGGAGTGGTAAAACCTGTTTTGTACAAGGATTGGCTAGGGGATTGGGAATTAAAAAACCAATCACTAGCCCGACCTTTATATTAATAAAAGAATACCGAGTTAGCAGTAAGCATCTTGCAGCTAAAAATCTAATTCATATTGATTTATATCGGTTAAGGGGAGTTGATCCTGTTTTCGAAAAAGAACTCCAAGAATATTTTACGCCCGAAAATTTGGTGGTGATAGAATGGCCAGAAAAAATTAAACATATTTTACCTTCAAACACGAAATGGTTCAACTTTGAATATCTTGACGAAAATCGCCGAAAAATTGTTTTAAGTGAGGAAAATTATGATTTTGGCAATTGA